One Arthrobacter sp. FW306-07-I genomic window carries:
- the rpsL gene encoding 30S ribosomal protein S12 has translation MPTINQLVRKGRTPKVSKTKAPALKGSPMRRGVCTRVYTTTPKKPNSALRKVARVRLNGGVEVTAYIPGVGHNLQEHSIVLVRGGRVKDLPGVRYKIVRGALDTQGVKNRKQARSRYGAKMEKK, from the coding sequence GTGCCTACGATTAACCAGCTGGTCCGCAAGGGCCGCACGCCTAAGGTCTCAAAGACCAAGGCTCCCGCGCTTAAGGGCAGCCCCATGCGCCGCGGTGTCTGCACCCGCGTCTACACCACCACCCCGAAGAAGCCGAACTCGGCTCTGCGTAAGGTGGCACGTGTGCGCCTCAACGGCGGCGTGGAAGTTACCGCCTACATCCCCGGTGTTGGCCACAACCTGCAGGAGCACTCCATTGTGCTCGTTCGCGGTGGTCGTGTGAAGGACCTTCCGGGTGTCCGCTACAAGATCGTCCGTGGCGCCCTCGATACCCAGGGTGTAAAGAACCGTAAGCAGGCCCGCAGCCGCTACGGCGCAAAGATGGAGAAGAA